One window of the Magnetococcales bacterium genome contains the following:
- a CDS encoding YdcH family protein yields MFEDQSELVQALLAKNETFRALHNEHQMLKQQIAEAGRAMDQFALERLKKRKLMLKDQMATILADPAKH; encoded by the coding sequence ATGTTCGAGGATCAGTCCGAGCTGGTTCAGGCCCTGCTTGCAAAAAACGAAACGTTTCGCGCCCTCCATAATGAACACCAGATGCTCAAGCAGCAAATTGCCGAAGCGGGACGGGCAATGGATCAATTCGCCCTGGAACGGCTGAAAAAACGCAAACTCATGCTCAAGGACCAGATGGCCACCATCCTGGCCGACCCGGCAAAACACTGA
- a CDS encoding HAMP domain-containing protein translates to MIGFGIRSKTYAALLSMAVAAIIAGGTMVLSIERIKEDTDIVVALDRQRMLSQTMAKAAMGYVLARSGSSFLERQVAILDAYMTRVERILVMDAPVSSLPGSSSLCPAQRVVRQTNAVFGTDLEIPITMMSRHPKNRENRFQDAIDRQAFDWLSAHPGRLFSTALKGKGPLRLRYYAAVLSDERCGACHESEGGSAGTVPMAVRRFDFRFSGDIALGKAELEPSLIEYYQSRDLFKATLQALRHGGLLPLERKGALAKRIDPIAVPAIRTRLARMDALFSGFTAAVQELFKSLPGSESYRQARQSIGEESNRLRAVSEEMVQLHTAMLLAEQERRILGVAAVVLGVILGLTLVVAYALRRTLLDPLAALHATTEALAGGHWSARVDLGGRRDELGRMGAAFNVMALRLTRTIQGLGLHAGTLKVLTAALVELEQVLDKNIRTGSVLNRQAEGWLRQLERSLMDWGRLVADARAESESEVLSELRLNLGRLQTTMAEAIKLANQSYGVLDHARLLTGSITEVGHALDEAGPSDTIGHPAGRVWTLLKQDCMSRLAQVIVVLGDSSGRVSVDEGMKHPEDAFFDRWLATEGKTRYGHRAEFVELVSAHEEFLGAVTEALRQSQPMQRVVSLHWMERLERLRGRVFTVLDRLANSELS, encoded by the coding sequence ATGATTGGCTTTGGCATTCGTTCGAAGACGTATGCGGCGTTGTTGTCCATGGCCGTGGCGGCCATCATCGCCGGGGGAACGATGGTGCTTTCGATCGAGCGGATCAAGGAAGACACCGATATCGTCGTCGCCCTGGACCGCCAGAGGATGCTTTCCCAGACCATGGCCAAGGCGGCCATGGGCTATGTCCTGGCGCGGAGCGGCTCTTCGTTCCTGGAACGGCAGGTCGCGATTCTCGATGCCTACATGACCCGGGTCGAGCGGATTCTGGTGATGGATGCCCCCGTTTCCTCCCTTCCGGGGTCATCGTCTCTTTGCCCTGCCCAGAGGGTGGTCCGGCAGACGAACGCAGTCTTCGGGACCGACCTGGAAATTCCCATCACCATGATGTCGCGCCATCCAAAAAACAGGGAAAACCGGTTTCAGGATGCCATCGACCGTCAGGCTTTCGACTGGTTGAGTGCCCATCCCGGACGTTTGTTCAGCACGGCCCTGAAGGGGAAGGGACCGTTGCGACTGCGTTATTATGCCGCCGTCCTTTCCGACGAGCGCTGTGGCGCATGTCACGAGTCCGAGGGCGGGAGTGCCGGGACGGTTCCCATGGCGGTTCGCCGGTTTGATTTTCGTTTTTCCGGGGACATCGCCCTGGGAAAGGCGGAACTGGAGCCGAGTCTGATCGAGTATTATCAATCCAGGGATCTGTTCAAGGCGACGCTTCAGGCTTTGCGTCATGGCGGTCTTTTGCCTCTGGAGCGCAAGGGCGCCTTGGCCAAGAGGATCGATCCGATCGCGGTCCCGGCGATCCGGACCCGTTTGGCGCGCATGGACGCTTTGTTCTCCGGTTTTACCGCGGCGGTGCAGGAGTTGTTCAAGTCGCTGCCGGGATCGGAATCCTATCGTCAGGCGCGGCAGTCGATCGGCGAGGAATCCAATCGTCTGCGTGCCGTCAGTGAAGAGATGGTGCAACTTCATACCGCGATGCTTCTGGCGGAACAGGAACGGAGAATTCTTGGGGTGGCGGCGGTGGTCCTTGGGGTCATACTGGGGCTGACCCTGGTGGTGGCTTATGCGTTGCGCCGTACCCTTCTGGATCCGTTGGCCGCCCTCCATGCGACGACCGAGGCGTTGGCGGGGGGTCATTGGTCGGCGCGTGTCGATCTTGGCGGACGCCGGGATGAACTGGGACGGATGGGCGCGGCGTTCAATGTCATGGCGCTGCGTCTGACGCGGACGATTCAGGGGCTTGGCCTTCATGCCGGGACTTTGAAGGTGTTGACCGCGGCGTTGGTGGAACTGGAACAGGTTCTCGACAAGAACATACGCACCGGATCGGTTTTGAATCGCCAGGCGGAGGGGTGGCTGCGGCAGCTGGAACGATCATTGATGGATTGGGGACGGTTGGTTGCCGATGCACGGGCGGAATCCGAATCCGAAGTCCTTTCGGAATTACGTTTGAATCTTGGGCGTTTGCAGACGACCATGGCGGAGGCGATCAAACTGGCCAATCAAAGTTATGGCGTTCTGGATCATGCCCGACTGTTGACGGGGAGCATCACCGAGGTCGGGCACGCCCTTGACGAGGCGGGACCGTCCGACACCATCGGGCATCCGGCGGGACGGGTGTGGACGCTGCTCAAACAGGATTGCATGTCCCGATTGGCGCAGGTGATCGTCGTTTTGGGTGATTCATCGGGTCGGGTTTCCGTTGACGAGGGGATGAAACATCCGGAAGATGCGTTCTTCGACCGTTGGCTTGCAACCGAAGGAAAGACCCGGTATGGGCATCGGGCCGAGTTTGTCGAACTCGTGTCGGCTCATGAGGAATTTCTTGGGGCGGTGACGGAAGCGTTGCGGCAATCGCAACCCATGCAACGGGTCGTGTCGTTGCACTGGATGGAACGTCTGGAAAGACTTCGCGGCAGGGTTTTTACCGTGTTGGATCGATTGGCCAATTCCGAATTGTCGTGA
- a CDS encoding DUF4276 family protein: protein MHFEILVEGQTELTALSILMEKIVGPYDKPHTWKIHKHRGIGKLPENPEVPRNKKDPTLLYNLPWKLRAYGKDMSRNEMVVVLVDLDDRADCRTFKQELANMLDYCTDRPRCLFRIAIEELEAWFLGDLAAVEASYPSLIKEELDDYVQDSQCGTWEKLADAIHPGGMEALGSFGKRSAKVLEIKRKWAAKIAPRMEVEHNRSPSFRSFRDGLRKTIAPT, encoded by the coding sequence ATGCATTTTGAGATTCTTGTAGAGGGACAGACCGAATTGACGGCACTTTCCATATTGATGGAGAAAATAGTCGGACCTTACGATAAACCACACACATGGAAGATTCACAAACATCGGGGAATTGGCAAATTGCCGGAGAACCCCGAGGTACCCAGAAACAAGAAGGACCCGACCCTTCTCTACAACCTTCCCTGGAAGCTCAGGGCTTATGGAAAGGATATGAGCAGAAACGAGATGGTCGTCGTCCTGGTTGACCTGGACGACAGGGCCGATTGCCGCACATTCAAACAAGAACTTGCAAACATGTTGGATTATTGCACCGATCGACCGCGCTGCCTGTTTCGAATTGCCATCGAGGAACTTGAAGCCTGGTTCCTGGGAGATTTGGCGGCAGTTGAAGCATCCTATCCCAGCTTGATCAAGGAGGAACTGGACGACTATGTTCAAGATTCTCAATGCGGCACATGGGAAAAACTGGCCGATGCCATTCATCCCGGAGGCATGGAAGCCCTGGGATCTTTCGGGAAAAGATCGGCGAAAGTTCTTGAGATCAAACGGAAATGGGCGGCAAAGATTGCCCCGCGCATGGAAGTTGAACACAACCGATCTCCAAGTTTCCGGTCATTCCGGGATGGATTGCGCAAAACCATCGCCCCGACATAA
- the cysC gene encoding adenylyl-sulfate kinase — protein sequence MNESNPNLKNSHCVWQVMSISRDERERVQGHRSFVIWFTGLSGSGKSTMIHAMEERLCKHGYRTFALDGDHVRQGLCADLGFSNSDRSENVRRVGEAAKLLTQAGVIALVALIAPFRADRQKVRNLMDPGDFIEVYCDCPLEVCEARDVKGLYKKAREGEIRDFTGISSPYEWPDHPDLVLKTGEWSVAECTEKVMENIKSRLLVADLAKVDLGEL from the coding sequence ATGAATGAATCGAATCCAAACCTGAAAAATTCCCATTGTGTCTGGCAGGTCATGTCCATCTCCCGGGACGAACGTGAGCGCGTGCAGGGCCACCGCAGTTTCGTGATCTGGTTCACGGGATTGTCGGGCTCCGGAAAATCGACCATGATTCACGCCATGGAAGAGCGTCTGTGCAAACATGGCTACCGCACCTTCGCCCTCGACGGCGATCATGTCCGCCAGGGACTCTGCGCCGACCTGGGGTTTTCCAACAGCGATCGCAGCGAAAATGTCCGTCGCGTCGGCGAGGCGGCCAAACTCCTGACCCAGGCAGGGGTCATCGCCCTGGTCGCCCTGATCGCCCCGTTTCGCGCCGACCGGCAGAAAGTGCGCAATCTCATGGATCCGGGCGACTTCATCGAAGTCTACTGTGACTGTCCCCTCGAAGTGTGCGAAGCCAGGGATGTCAAGGGACTCTACAAAAAAGCCCGTGAAGGGGAAATTCGCGACTTTACCGGCATTTCATCGCCCTACGAATGGCCGGATCATCCCGATCTGGTCTTGAAGACCGGCGAATGGTCCGTCGCGGAATGTACCGAAAAAGTCATGGAAAACATAAAATCCCGCCTGCTGGTCGCCGACCTGGCCAAGGTGGATCTGGGTGAACTCTAA
- the rnhA gene encoding ribonuclease HI gives MAKDTHPQDGPDPVIPTPNHSRSPAIPVQLITDGACSGNPGPGGWGAVLRHGVHEKHLHGYQDHTTNNRMELLAAIHGLEALKRRCHVILTTDSTYVRNGITEWLPNWKRRGWIKKDGHPVLNADLWKRLDAVCQQHDIEWHWVKGHAGHTDNERADQLAREAIRRGRTGELPVDAVAVVPTFSPASEG, from the coding sequence ATGGCCAAGGATACGCACCCCCAGGACGGACCCGATCCCGTGATCCCGACCCCCAACCATTCCAGATCACCCGCAATCCCGGTCCAGCTCATCACCGACGGCGCATGCAGCGGCAATCCCGGTCCCGGCGGTTGGGGGGCAGTGTTGCGCCACGGCGTTCATGAAAAACATCTTCATGGCTATCAGGACCATACCACCAACAACCGCATGGAACTTCTCGCGGCGATTCATGGCCTCGAAGCCCTGAAACGTCGCTGCCACGTCATCCTTACCACCGATTCGACCTATGTGCGCAACGGCATCACCGAATGGTTGCCCAATTGGAAACGTCGCGGATGGATCAAAAAAGATGGCCATCCCGTCCTGAACGCCGATTTGTGGAAAAGATTGGATGCCGTTTGCCAACAACATGATATAGAATGGCACTGGGTCAAAGGACATGCCGGACACACCGATAACGAACGGGCCGATCAACTCGCCCGCGAGGCCATCCGCCGCGGACGAACCGGTGAGCTGCCGGTTGACGCAGTGGCTGTCGTCCCGACCTTTTCCCCTGCCTCCGAGGGATGA
- a CDS encoding DUF3301 domain-containing protein has product MNSKDSPTMELTAIGILLGIAWIWFASMRAKEKSHEVARDLCRRMEVELLDDTVALCTMRIKRTTEGRLVLKRIYEFRFVANDGLLHEGTIILAGHELESCLVHTRQTTH; this is encoded by the coding sequence GTGAACTCTAAAGACAGCCCGACCATGGAACTGACCGCCATCGGGATTTTGCTCGGCATCGCCTGGATCTGGTTCGCCAGCATGCGCGCCAAAGAAAAATCCCATGAAGTGGCAAGGGACCTCTGCCGGCGCATGGAGGTGGAACTCCTCGACGACACCGTGGCCCTGTGTACCATGAGGATCAAACGCACCACCGAGGGACGTCTGGTACTGAAACGGATCTACGAATTCAGGTTTGTCGCCAATGACGGCCTGTTGCACGAGGGAACCATCATCCTCGCGGGCCATGAACTGGAATCCTGCCTGGTACACACCCGGCAGACCACTCATTAG
- a CDS encoding AAA family ATPase — protein MAKLEGLRIRNYRALRDVTLGKLSNTQKIESLTLLTVVIGKNGSGKSSLFDAFGFLGDCLRVGVEEACDLRERGGFQRLRSQGVEKEPIQFELYYREEANARPLTYELAINLDKNGRPYVQEEHLRQRRKGQKHGRPYSLLRLSEGKGWAWAGRESLANDDIEEALSKGVDIKTLPLQEDPDRIEVALTDQRKLGIVTLGSLKEHPRITSFISFLDGWYLSYFSPNAAREISKAGPQKHLNESGSNIGNVVQFLEREHKTRIDKILKKISEKIPDISDIKIHRDDISKNLYLLFYSRAFKEPLTHYQMSDGTLKIFSYLLLLHDPDPPPFLCVEEPENGLYHKLLDLLAEEFREYATSKRGGTQVFITTHQPYFVDALDPNEVWVLEKGEDGFSKISRASDIRYVKSMVEEGQPLGALWYSDYLDER, from the coding sequence ATGGCCAAACTGGAGGGACTGCGCATCAGAAACTATCGGGCACTGCGGGATGTTACACTCGGTAAATTATCGAACACTCAGAAAATCGAATCCTTGACCCTTTTGACCGTCGTCATCGGCAAAAACGGCTCAGGGAAGAGTTCACTGTTTGATGCGTTTGGTTTCCTGGGTGACTGCCTGCGCGTCGGAGTCGAGGAGGCGTGTGACCTGAGAGAACGTGGTGGATTTCAACGACTCCGGTCCCAAGGTGTCGAAAAAGAGCCCATCCAATTCGAACTCTACTATCGTGAAGAGGCAAATGCGCGTCCCCTGACCTATGAATTGGCCATCAATCTTGACAAGAATGGACGCCCCTACGTTCAAGAGGAACACCTTCGACAACGACGAAAGGGTCAAAAACACGGACGTCCCTATTCCTTGCTGCGTCTCTCCGAAGGAAAGGGCTGGGCCTGGGCAGGAAGGGAGAGCCTTGCCAACGATGACATTGAAGAGGCTCTTTCCAAAGGGGTTGACATCAAGACCCTGCCCCTTCAGGAAGATCCCGACCGTATCGAAGTCGCGTTGACCGACCAACGTAAATTGGGGATTGTAACTCTTGGTTCGCTCAAAGAACATCCCCGGATCACAAGTTTTATAAGTTTCCTCGATGGATGGTATCTGAGCTATTTTTCCCCAAATGCCGCGCGTGAAATATCCAAGGCTGGCCCACAAAAACATCTGAACGAGTCTGGGAGCAATATTGGAAATGTCGTTCAATTTCTCGAACGCGAACACAAAACTCGAATCGATAAGATTCTCAAGAAAATATCCGAGAAGATACCCGACATCAGTGATATAAAAATTCATCGGGATGATATTTCGAAAAATCTCTACCTTCTTTTTTACAGCAGGGCATTCAAAGAGCCATTGACCCATTATCAAATGTCCGATGGCACACTGAAAATATTTTCTTACCTGTTACTGTTGCATGACCCCGATCCCCCCCCTTTTCTTTGTGTCGAAGAGCCGGAAAACGGCCTCTATCACAAATTACTTGATTTACTGGCCGAAGAATTTCGAGAGTATGCGACTTCCAAACGTGGAGGGACGCAGGTTTTCATTACGACCCATCAACCCTATTTTGTCGATGCCCTTGATCCGAATGAGGTTTGGGTTCTGGAGAAGGGAGAAGATGGTTTCTCGAAGATCAGCCGCGCCAGCGACATCCGCTATGTCAAAAGTATGGTGGAAGAAGGACAACCTCTGGGTGCGTTGTGGTACAGCGACTATCTTGATGAAAGGTAA
- a CDS encoding NAD-dependent epimerase gives MAMVLVTGAAGFIGFHLARRLLERGDRVIGLDNLNDYYDPRLKRDRLERLASLDGFRFIHGDLADREGMVDLFATHGFDAVVNLAAQAGVRHSIENPESYIQSNLVGFGHLLEGCRHGRVGHLVFASSSSVYGANTLMPFSVRQNVDHPLSLYAASKKANELMAHTYAHLFRVPVTGLRFFTVYGPWGRPDMALFKFTRAILENRPMEIFNHGRMRRDFTYIDDIVEGVVRVMDRPAAPDPQWDGHRPAPGTSNAPYRLYNIGNNTPVELMRYIEALERCLGRKGERLMLPMQPGDVPATWADIDELTADIGFTPVTSIETGVERFVQWYRDYYQA, from the coding sequence ATGGCCATGGTTCTGGTGACCGGAGCAGCCGGTTTCATTGGCTTTCACCTTGCCAGGAGACTGCTGGAGCGTGGCGATCGTGTCATTGGACTGGACAATCTCAATGATTACTATGATCCCCGGTTGAAGCGGGACCGGCTGGAGCGGTTGGCGTCCCTGGATGGTTTTCGCTTCATCCACGGCGACCTTGCCGACCGGGAGGGGATGGTCGATCTGTTTGCGACCCATGGGTTTGATGCGGTCGTCAATCTGGCGGCGCAGGCGGGGGTTCGTCATTCCATTGAAAATCCGGAATCCTACATTCAGAGCAATCTTGTGGGGTTTGGCCATCTGCTTGAGGGATGTCGTCACGGTCGGGTGGGGCATTTGGTGTTTGCCTCCTCCTCCTCGGTCTATGGTGCCAACACCCTCATGCCGTTTTCGGTGCGGCAGAATGTCGATCATCCGTTGTCGCTCTACGCCGCGAGCAAGAAGGCCAACGAACTGATGGCCCACACCTATGCCCATCTGTTCCGTGTTCCGGTGACGGGGCTGCGTTTTTTCACCGTCTATGGGCCCTGGGGCCGGCCCGACATGGCCCTGTTCAAGTTTACCCGGGCCATTCTTGAAAATCGTCCGATGGAAATTTTCAATCATGGGCGGATGCGGCGTGATTTTACCTACATCGATGACATTGTCGAAGGGGTTGTTCGGGTCATGGATCGTCCTGCCGCCCCCGATCCCCAATGGGATGGCCATCGACCCGCGCCGGGCACAAGCAACGCCCCGTACCGTCTTTACAACATCGGCAACAACACCCCGGTCGAATTGATGCGCTACATCGAGGCCCTGGAGCGATGTCTTGGCCGGAAGGGGGAGCGGCTCATGCTTCCCATGCAGCCGGGCGATGTCCCGGCAACGTGGGCCGACATCGACGAATTGACCGCCGACATCGGTTTTACGCCGGTGACCTCCATCGAGACAGGGGTGGAGCGGTTTGTCCAATGGTACCGGGATTATTATCAGGCGTGA